The Verrucomicrobiota bacterium genome includes a window with the following:
- a CDS encoding cyclic nucleotide-binding domain-containing protein, whose product MSTHSAKPISPARGEMTGEVWGGLAAMLVALPSAIAFGVAIYGKLGPDYVAQGAVAGMIGAVALGLLAPAFGGAPRLITAPCAPAAAVMGALALDLASGKSGSSGPLSPAQATLFLTLVALMSGGLQFLYGSIGGGRLIKYIPFPVVSGYLSGVGLKIFLDQVPKLFGFSVSKEAGLWKGLAVGLSSPEHWQWQAIVVGTVTMLGMILGPKITKAVPAAIIGLFGGILTYLGLGLIDRSLLDLHNKLLIGPLATGGGAMWSGLMERWAAIGGIHLADLRALLMPALTLSVLLSIDTLKTCVIVDALTRSRHNSNRELIGQGIGNLASAMAGGVPGAGTMGATLVNVNSGGKTRLSSILEGVFVLLALLLLSKLIGWVPLAALAGILIVIAYRMFDKGSFYLLKQRSTVLDFCVIAAVVVVAVTKGLIEAAGVGVALAIFLFIREQIRGSVTRRKLYGNQISSKQHRLPSEKKVLEEYGTLTTVCELQGSLFFGTTDQLFSELEPDLKLSRYVILDMRRVQSVDFTAAHMLEQIEAMLTERGGHLIFSNLPATVPTGQDLQTYFSQVGLVKPTQNVKIFDSLDAALEWAEDRILEEHRMLQSGQERALELPEIELLHEFEEDRILSDLKSIVKERSYKAGETIFRRGEPSDELYLIRRGIVRILLPLGNGKFHNLASFARGNFFGDMAFLERSIRSADALATTATDLFVISRKDFDEASKANPLLGVKIFARLARTLAIRLRHTDNELRALQET is encoded by the coding sequence ATGAGCACGCACAGCGCAAAACCGATCTCGCCTGCCAGGGGCGAAATGACTGGCGAAGTGTGGGGAGGACTGGCCGCCATGCTGGTCGCGCTTCCTTCCGCCATTGCGTTCGGCGTCGCAATCTATGGCAAACTCGGTCCGGACTACGTGGCGCAGGGCGCGGTCGCGGGCATGATTGGCGCCGTCGCTCTCGGACTGCTGGCGCCTGCGTTTGGAGGGGCGCCACGATTGATCACCGCGCCCTGCGCGCCGGCCGCGGCGGTGATGGGCGCGCTGGCGCTGGACCTCGCCAGCGGAAAGTCCGGCAGCAGTGGGCCGCTGTCGCCCGCTCAGGCGACGCTGTTCTTGACGCTGGTGGCGCTGATGTCCGGCGGGTTGCAATTCCTTTACGGTTCCATCGGAGGAGGAAGGCTCATCAAGTATATCCCGTTTCCGGTCGTCTCCGGCTATTTGAGCGGCGTCGGGTTGAAAATTTTTCTGGATCAAGTGCCGAAGCTTTTCGGGTTTTCAGTTTCGAAGGAGGCGGGGCTTTGGAAAGGCCTGGCCGTTGGGCTGAGTTCGCCCGAGCATTGGCAATGGCAAGCCATCGTGGTGGGGACAGTGACGATGCTGGGCATGATTCTGGGGCCGAAGATTACCAAAGCCGTGCCCGCGGCGATCATCGGGTTGTTCGGCGGGATTCTAACTTATCTAGGACTTGGCCTGATCGATCGGAGTCTGCTTGATCTGCACAACAAACTGCTCATCGGCCCGCTGGCCACGGGGGGCGGTGCGATGTGGAGCGGTTTGATGGAACGTTGGGCGGCCATCGGCGGAATTCATTTGGCGGACCTGCGCGCGCTCCTTATGCCGGCGTTGACTCTCTCGGTGTTGCTCTCGATTGATACGTTGAAGACGTGCGTGATCGTCGATGCCCTGACGCGCAGCCGCCACAATTCCAACCGCGAATTGATCGGCCAAGGCATCGGCAATCTGGCATCCGCCATGGCGGGGGGAGTTCCGGGCGCCGGGACGATGGGCGCCACGCTGGTCAACGTGAACAGCGGGGGCAAAACCAGGCTGTCCAGCATCCTGGAAGGCGTGTTCGTGCTGCTGGCTCTGCTGCTGCTAAGCAAGCTCATTGGCTGGGTACCGTTGGCGGCGCTGGCTGGAATCCTGATCGTGATTGCTTACCGGATGTTCGACAAAGGCAGTTTTTATCTTCTGAAACAACGGTCCACGGTCCTGGACTTTTGTGTCATCGCCGCCGTGGTTGTCGTCGCCGTGACGAAAGGATTGATTGAAGCGGCGGGCGTTGGCGTGGCGCTGGCGATTTTTCTGTTCATCCGGGAGCAAATTCGCGGCTCTGTGACGCGCCGCAAACTTTATGGGAATCAGATTTCCTCCAAGCAACACCGGCTGCCGTCGGAGAAGAAAGTGCTGGAGGAATACGGAACGCTGACCACGGTGTGCGAACTGCAAGGGAGCCTCTTCTTCGGCACCACCGATCAGTTGTTCAGCGAACTGGAACCCGACTTGAAGCTGAGCCGATACGTGATCCTGGACATGCGCCGGGTGCAATCGGTCGATTTTACCGCAGCGCACATGCTCGAACAAATCGAAGCCATGCTGACGGAACGCGGCGGGCATTTGATTTTTAGCAATCTCCCCGCGACCGTGCCCACCGGCCAGGACCTCCAGACCTATTTCAGCCAGGTGGGCCTGGTGAAGCCGACCCAAAACGTCAAGATTTTCGACTCGCTCGACGCCGCCCTGGAATGGGCCGAAGACCGCATTCTGGAGGAGCACCGCATGCTGCAGTCCGGCCAGGAACGCGCTCTGGAGTTGCCCGAAATCGAATTGCTCCACGAATTCGAGGAAGACCGCATCTTGAGCGATTTGAAGAGTATCGTGAAGGAACGTTCTTACAAAGCGGGCGAAACCATCTTCCGCCGGGGCGAGCCGAGCGACGAACTTTACCTGATCCGACGCGGCATCGTGCGCATCCTGCTCCCGCTCGGAAACGGAAAATTCCACAACCTGGCGAGCTTTGCGCGTGGGAACTTCTTTGGCGACATGGCGTTCCTCGAACGAAGCATTCGATCGGCGGACGCCCTGGCGACCACGGCGACGGATTTGTTTGTGATTTCCCGGAAGGATTTCGAT